In one Hydrogenobacter hydrogenophilus genomic region, the following are encoded:
- a CDS encoding ATP-dependent helicase: MLNPSQEKAVKHFGKPLLIVAGAGSGKTKTLAYKLEYLVGQRCIRQDRVLVLTFTNKSAREIKERILKITDEDIPWAGTFHSFALKLLKQDGYRIGISPSFGILDEEDRKKLLKSILKQMGIEKEYLYKVENYIFSRCEDLKPPKDGLLEEVYQAYREALKSANLLDFSQMLLGAYELLKDHSRRWRDFFDFIMVDEFQDTNTVQYEILKLLAKENICVVGDPNQCIYEWRYARPDNLFKFKEDFDPDVIKLEYNYRSGKYIIYVANAVLSASRAKWKDIVPELKAVRDSKEKPVVRRFSNELEESAWVAQEIKRLLSRFNPSDIAILVRTGYLTDTFERALFNAGVPYKTVGTVRFFERAEVKDALAFLRIAVNPSDELSFKRCLEVARTGIGSKSFEKIRRYYQGDWLLAGVKALKDLSDEQKHRLYKLITELSKLMKSTDNYPTALKELLKSVDYEEHMHARYQKDYQERKENLEEFLRFLEEKKREGSTLSEVLQEVSLISQEEEGSSAVSIMTIHASKGLEFSVVFLPRLEEGILPHEKSTKDIQELEEERRLFYVAITRAKDMLYMTYTKEKAKKPSRFLSDIPKEFLDLSAYKVPKPMHGIKVGDTVMHRIFGKGRVLALEDERAKVDFGDKVKTIHIAFLEVV, encoded by the coding sequence ATGCTAAATCCGTCTCAGGAGAAAGCGGTAAAACACTTTGGTAAGCCTCTTCTTATAGTAGCTGGGGCTGGTTCTGGAAAGACAAAAACTCTTGCTTACAAGTTGGAATATCTGGTCGGTCAAAGGTGCATAAGGCAGGACAGGGTGTTGGTGCTCACCTTTACCAACAAGTCCGCAAGAGAGATAAAGGAGAGGATACTTAAAATCACGGATGAGGATATACCGTGGGCGGGAACTTTTCACTCTTTTGCTCTAAAGCTTTTGAAACAGGACGGGTACAGGATAGGTATTTCTCCTTCTTTTGGAATACTTGATGAAGAAGACAGGAAGAAGCTCCTCAAAAGCATACTAAAGCAGATGGGTATAGAAAAGGAGTATCTTTATAAGGTTGAAAACTACATATTTTCAAGGTGCGAAGACCTCAAACCTCCCAAAGATGGTTTGCTTGAAGAAGTTTATCAGGCATACAGAGAGGCATTAAAATCCGCTAATCTGTTGGACTTTTCCCAGATGTTATTGGGAGCTTACGAACTTCTAAAGGATCACTCTCGCAGATGGAGAGACTTTTTTGACTTTATCATGGTAGATGAGTTTCAGGATACTAACACGGTGCAGTATGAGATACTAAAACTTCTTGCCAAGGAAAACATTTGTGTTGTAGGAGACCCTAATCAGTGTATATATGAGTGGAGATACGCAAGACCTGACAACTTGTTTAAGTTTAAGGAAGACTTTGATCCTGATGTGATAAAGCTTGAGTATAACTACCGTTCGGGAAAGTACATAATATATGTTGCCAATGCAGTTTTGTCTGCTTCAAGAGCCAAGTGGAAGGATATAGTTCCAGAGCTAAAAGCGGTAAGAGATAGCAAAGAGAAACCTGTGGTTAGGCGTTTTTCCAATGAGCTTGAAGAGTCCGCATGGGTAGCTCAGGAGATAAAAAGGCTACTTAGTAGGTTTAACCCTTCTGACATAGCCATACTTGTAAGAACGGGCTATCTTACCGATACTTTTGAAAGGGCTCTTTTCAACGCGGGAGTGCCTTACAAAACTGTAGGAACTGTCAGGTTCTTTGAAAGGGCGGAAGTAAAGGATGCTTTGGCTTTCCTTAGAATTGCAGTAAATCCATCAGACGAGCTTTCTTTCAAGAGGTGCTTAGAAGTTGCAAGGACAGGGATAGGAAGCAAGTCTTTTGAGAAGATAAGACGCTACTATCAAGGAGATTGGTTATTGGCAGGTGTCAAAGCTCTAAAAGACTTGAGTGATGAGCAAAAACACAGACTTTACAAACTGATAACAGAGCTATCAAAACTTATGAAAAGTACGGATAACTACCCTACCGCTCTTAAGGAGCTCTTAAAAAGCGTGGATTACGAAGAGCACATGCACGCAAGGTATCAAAAGGATTACCAAGAGAGAAAAGAGAATCTGGAAGAGTTTTTGAGATTTCTTGAGGAGAAAAAAAGGGAGGGCTCAACTCTTTCTGAAGTACTTCAGGAGGTAAGTCTTATCAGTCAAGAGGAGGAAGGTTCATCTGCGGTAAGCATTATGACTATACACGCCAGCAAAGGACTTGAATTTTCTGTAGTCTTTCTGCCAAGACTTGAAGAGGGTATACTTCCCCACGAAAAGAGCACAAAAGACATTCAGGAACTTGAGGAAGAAAGAAGACTCTTTTATGTTGCCATCACGAGAGCAAAAGACATGCTCTACATGACCTACACCAAGGAAAAGGCTAAAAAACCCAGCAGATTCTTGTCAGACATACCCAAGGAGTTTTTAGACCTGTCTGCTTATAAAGTGCCTAAACCTATGCACGGCATAAAGGTAGGAGATACAGTAATGCACAGAATATTCGGTAAAGGCAGGGTGTTAGCCTTGGAAGATGAAAGGGCTAAGGTAGATTTTGGTGATAAGGTAAAAACCATACATATAGCTTTCTTGGAGGTGGTTTAG
- a CDS encoding RNA ligase: protein MIQVDVVKEALKKNKVRTEVFKEIEYLRFVDDFKDVPRGTAIFKDFVVWGYPHIGRIFQLSSGLLEQFNAPVWVEEKVDGYNTRIFFHNGEVYALTRGGYICAFTTDRVKDFINPAFFEENPDLVLCAEVAGPENPYVEESPPYIEEDIRFFVFDIMKKGEQGFLPYREKLKLIEKYNLPHVELFGRFELSRVDDIKRILIKLNDEKREGVVFKEDSQRDKRVKYITSYANINDIRITSLNMLGLPADYYTNRLLRLALFIEEEGLKADESLYTEVGKAFLEGIFKACQMVRSEGKVYRTFRCRFNKKENALIFLEQIKHASAHIQVNERSLEKEGKYYVLEFEKVFLNMTGLLGHILKGGSVID from the coding sequence ATGATACAAGTAGATGTTGTCAAGGAAGCTTTAAAGAAAAATAAGGTCAGAACGGAAGTTTTCAAAGAAATAGAGTATCTCAGATTTGTAGACGACTTTAAAGATGTGCCAAGGGGCACAGCTATCTTTAAAGATTTTGTAGTCTGGGGCTATCCACACATAGGAAGGATATTCCAGCTATCTTCCGGACTTTTAGAGCAGTTCAACGCGCCCGTTTGGGTTGAGGAAAAGGTGGATGGATACAACACAAGAATCTTCTTCCATAATGGTGAAGTATATGCCTTAACAAGGGGAGGTTACATATGTGCCTTTACAACAGATAGGGTAAAAGACTTTATAAACCCTGCGTTTTTTGAAGAAAACCCGGATCTTGTGCTATGCGCAGAGGTAGCAGGTCCAGAAAACCCTTATGTGGAAGAGTCTCCACCTTATATTGAAGAAGACATTAGGTTTTTTGTGTTTGACATCATGAAAAAGGGGGAGCAGGGCTTTTTACCTTACAGGGAGAAACTCAAGCTTATAGAGAAGTACAACCTACCACATGTGGAGTTATTCGGAAGGTTTGAACTGTCCCGTGTAGATGACATAAAGCGTATTTTGATAAAGCTCAACGATGAAAAGAGGGAAGGGGTTGTGTTTAAAGAAGACTCACAGCGCGACAAAAGGGTAAAGTACATAACCAGTTATGCCAACATTAACGACATAAGGATCACATCACTAAACATGTTAGGCCTGCCTGCAGATTACTATACCAACAGACTTCTAAGACTTGCTCTTTTCATAGAAGAGGAGGGGCTAAAAGCAGATGAGAGTCTTTATACAGAGGTGGGCAAAGCCTTTTTAGAGGGCATATTTAAAGCGTGCCAAATGGTAAGATCGGAGGGTAAAGTCTATAGGACTTTCAGATGCAGGTTTAACAAAAAAGAAAACGCTCTTATCTTTCTTGAACAGATAAAGCACGCATCCGCACACATTCAGGTAAACGAAAGGTCTTTGGAAAAAGAAGGTAAATACTATGTCCTTGAGTTTGAAAAGGTTTTCCTCAACATGACAGGCCTTTTGGGTCATATCCTCAAAGGTGGTTCTGTAATAGACTAA